Part of the Paracoccus sp. MC1862 genome, AGCTTTCTCCAACGCTCAGGCAGGAACACGCCGCCCGCCCCTGGCGTCACGAGCCTGTCACGACGCAGTCACGCGCGCGTCACCTTCGCGGCCTATCTGCAGCCGCGAAATCGCTGCTGTCTCGGAAGGACTGCTCACATGCTCAGAACGCTTCTCCTCGGGGTCTCGCTGCCGATGCTGGCGCTGCCCGTCGCTGCCCAGGACCTGCCGCAGGCGCAGGATGCCTGGTTCACCGCCGGGCAGGAGGCGGTCGCCGCGCGCCTCGCCAACCAGCCGATCACGACCCGGGCGAAGAACGTGATCCTCTTCACCGCGGACGGAAATGGCGTCGGCACCAACTACGCCATCCGCCTGTTCGAGGGACAGGCGCAGGGCGGCCTCGGCGACGACCATGTGCAGCCGCATGAGGCATTCCCGAACGTCGCGCTGATCAAGACCTACACCACCAACGGCCAGACGCCCGACTCGGCGCCGACCGCCTCGGCCATGAACAATGGCATCAAGAGCAAGAACGACGTCATCAACATCCCTGACACGGTCGCCGTCGCGGACTGCGCGGCAGGGCTGCAGACCGAGGTCAAGCTGCTCTCGGAGATCGCCTCCGAGATGGGCAAGTCGGTCGGCGTGATCTCGACCGCGCGCCTGACCCATGCGACCCCGGCGGCGGTCTATGCCCGCACCGTGGCGCGCGACTGGGAGGACGACAGCCTCGTGGCCGAGGGCTGCGCGCAGAAGGACATCGCCGCGCAGCTGATCGACCAGATGCAGGCGGGCGTGATCGACGTCGCGATGGGCGGTGGCCGCCAGCACTTCCTGCCGGCGGAGGTGACCGACAGCGAGGGCAAGCCGGGCAAGCGCGCCGACGGCCGCAACCTGATGGACGAAGCCAGCGCCCTCGGCGCCACCGTGGTCGAGAACGACACCGATTTCGCGGCGCTTTCCACCGCCGGGAACAACGCCCCGATCCTCGGCCTCTTCGAGGCCAGCCACATGAAATACGAGCATGACCGTACCGGCGAGCCGACGCTGGCCGAGATGACCGAGGCGGCGATCAACGCGCTCGGCTCGAACGAGGAAGGCTTCTACCTCAGCATCGAGGCGGGGCGCGTGGACCACGCCAACCACGCCGGCAACCTCTACCGCACGCTGACCGACGGCATTGCTTTCAACGACGCGATCCGCAAGGCCGTCGAGCTGACCGATGCCGAAGACACGCTGATCATCGTCACCGCCGACCACGAGCACGCGATCGCCTTCAACGGCTACTGTGGCCGCGGCTCGTCGATCGTGGGTCTCTGCATGGAGATCAACAACGACGGCGTCGAGGCGCTCGCCACGCCGAACCTCGGCGACGACGGCAAGCCCTACACCGTCGCGGGCTTCCTGAACGGCCCCGGCGCGGTGCTGGTCGCGCAGCCGACGGACACCGCGGCGGTGGACACCGGCACAGCAACGGATGCGGCCGCCGAGTCGCAGGCTCTCTACGCCGCCCCGGAAGGCCGCCCGGCCGTCTCCGAGGAAGAGGCGAGCGACCCGGACTATCTGCAGCAGGCGCTGATCCCGCTGAACTCCGAGACCCATTCGGGCGCGGACGTGGCAGCCTTCGCGCGCGGCCCCTGGGCGCACCTGATCGGCGGCGTGCTGGAGCAGAACGCGATCTTCCACGTCATGCACCACGCCATCACCGCCGAGTGAGCTGACGAACCGCGAAAGCAGGCCCCGGACCTCGGGGCCTGTCCGCCATTTCACCGAAAGGACGCCCATGCACCGCCGAACGCTCCTCGCCCTCGCGCCCGCGCTTCTGCTGGCCCGCCCGGTGCTGGCCGACGACGCGATCCGGCTGCGCGACCTCTACAACAAGGACCTGAGCTTCTCGGACCTCGCCCTCGGCCGCGAAGGCAGCCGCGTGACCATCGCCGGCTACATGGCACCGCCTCTGAAGGCCGATTCAAAGTTCTTCGTGCTGACCAAGATGCCAATGTCGGTCTGCCCCTTCTGCGAGCCGGGGATGCCCTGGCCCGACGACATCCTCGCCGTCTATGCCAAGCGCGTGGTGGACGTGATCGCGTTCAACGTGCCCATCCACACCACGGGCGTGCTGGAACTGGGCGACTACGTCGACCCGGAGCTGGGCTTCTACAGCAAGGTGCGGCTCGCCGATGCAACCTTCGCCCGCGCCTGAGCGGCTCGACCTGCGCCTCGAGGGCGTCGCGGTCGCGGCCGAAAGCGGGCGCGTGCTGCTGCGCGTGCCGAAGCTGACGCTGCCGGCCGGACAGGCGGTGGCGATCCGCGGCCCTTCGGGCGCCGGAAAGTCCACGCTGCTGATGGTCATGGCCGGGCTGATCCGGCCACGCGCCGGCAGCGCGAGCTGGGGCGCGACCGACCTCGGGCGCCTGGCCGACGCCGCCCGTGGCCGCTTCCGCCGCCGCCATTTCGGCCTGATCTTCCAGGACTTCCACCTGTTCGAGGAACTGACCGCCCTCGACAACGCCGCCGTCTCGGCGGGCTTCGCGCCGCCCGCTCAGCGCGATGCGCTTCGCGCAGGCGCCGCCCGGTGGCTCGACCGGCTCGGCCTCGGCGGCGCGGGCGGGCGGCGCGTGGACAGCTTCTCCGGCGGCGAGCGGCAGCGGATCGCGGTCGCCCGCGCGCTTGCGGCCGACCCGGAGGTGATCCTCGCCGACGAGCCGACCGCCGCGCTCGACCGCGCCAATGCCGACCGGCTGGCCGAGGACCTCATGCGCCTCGCGTGCGAGGACGGGCGCACGCTGGTCGTCGTCACCCATGACCCGGCGCTGTCGGCACAAGTGGACCGCGTCCTGACGCTGGCGGACGGGGAGATCACCGATGACCGCGCTCCATGACCTCTGGGCCGGGCTGCCGGCGGGCGTTCAGGACGCGCTGATCGTCCTGGCGCTGCTGTTGCCCGGGCTTGTCGCCGGCATCATCGTCCTGCGCGGCTTCGCGCCCGGCGGCCTCGTGCGCGCCATGCTGCGCCGCTTCGCCGGGACCAACGCCGCCTTCGTGGCGCTGATCGCGCTGTCGGTCGGCCTCGGCGCCGCGTTGACGGCGCAGGAGCGCGGGTTGCGCGAGGGCAGCGCCCGCGCCGCCGCGCCCTTCGACGTGATCGTGGCCGCTCCCGGCAGCGAGATCACCATGCTGATGGCCGCGGTCTATCTGCAACCGTCGGACGTGCCGCTGCTGACCGGCGCGCAATATGCCGAGGTCTCGCAGGCGCCGGGAGTGGAGCTTGCCGCGCCGCTTGCCTTCGGCGACAGCTACGAGGGCGCGCCGCTGGTCGGGACCACGGCGGATTTCGTGACCCATCTCGCGGGCGACCTCGCCGAGGGCCGCCTGTTCGAGGCGGTGGACGAGGCGGTCGCCGGCGCCTTCGCCCCGGTCGAGGTCGGCGCCAGCTTCACCCCGGTCCACGGCCACGGCCCCGAGGCCGAGAGCCACGAGGGCAGCGCCTATGTCGTCACCGGCCGGATGCGCCCCTCCGGCAGCCCCTGGGATCGCGCTGTCCTCGTGCCGGTCGAGGGCGTCTGGCAGGTCCACGGCCTCCCGGACGGTCATGCCGAGCCCGCGGCCGCTGCCCACGATCACCACGACCATGACCACGCCCATGAAGGCCAGCCGATCGGCCCGCCCTTCGATCCGGCGCTTTTCCCGGGCACTCCCGCCCTGCTCCTCAAGGCCGACAGCGTCGCCGCGGCCTACGCGCTGCAATCGCAGTTCAACCGCCCGGACATGATGGCCTTCTTCCCCGGCACGGTGCTGGCGCAGATGCACGGCCTGATGCGCGATGTGCGCGAGGCGATGTCGCTGATGGCCGGGCTGACGCAGATCCTCGTCACCGTAGCGGTGCTGGCAGGGCTGATGATCCTCGCCCGCGTCTTCGCCCGTGGCTTCGCGCTGCTGCAGGCGATCGGCGCCCCGCGGCGCTTTGTCTTCGCGGTGATGTGGGGCTATTCGGCGGCGCTGATCGTGACGGGGGCGGTGCTTGGCCTCGGCGTCGGTTGGCTCGCCGCCCGCGGACTCTCCGCGGTGGTAACGGCCCGGACCGACATCCTCGTGACCGCCGGCCTCGGCTGGACCGAGGCGAAGCTGGTCGCGGGCTTTGTCAGCGCCACGCTGGTGCTGGCGCTGCTGCCCGCCGCCGCGATTACGCGGCGGCTGAAGCTATCCGACCTGCGCGCCTGACGCTTACGCCCCCGTCGCCGTGTCGCTCTGTGTCAAGCTGATGTGCGTGCCGACACGTCAGCGAGAAGATCCGTTGCACTGCAGCGTCGAAATCCAGCCGTTTCCTCGTTGCGCCTGCACTTCCTGCCTCGACGCCGGGTGAAGTCCTGGGCTCGAAGCCGGTGAAGCAGGAGTTCGCCGCAACAGCATCGTGACCTGAAAAACATGTCCACTGCCCGCGAAACCATCCTCGCCGCGATTCATACGCGGCTCTCGGCGCTGCCGGCCGCCGCGCTGCGCGGGGAAGTGCTGCCCGAGCGCGTTCCGGCCGATGGCCTGCTGATCCTGCGCGACGGTGAGCCCGAGGTCACGTTATCGCCGCTACGCTACCACTACCAGCACCGGGCCGAGATCGAAGCGGTCGTGCAGGACCCGGCGCGGGACAAAGCCGTCGACACGCTCTGCGCCAGCATCGGCGCGGCGCTCGCCACCGACCGGACGCTGGGCAGTCTCTGCGACTGGGCCGAGGCGGAAGCGCCGCGGCCGGTCGATCTGCCGGTCGACGGCGCGGCGAGCCTGAAGGCGGCCGTGATCCCGATCGTCCTGCATTACACCACAGCTGGCCCGCTGGCCTGACCCGACAATCCGAGGAGACCTCCATGGCACGAGCCAAGGGGGCGCGGGAGCTGATGGCGCTTGCCTTCGATACCGTCTATGGCACGCCGCCGGTGAGCGGCTTCACCGGGATTCCCTTTGCCAGCACCACCCTCGGAGCCGAACAGCCGCTGCTGAACTCCGAGCTCCTGGGCTACGGCCGCGATCCGCTGGCGCCCATCAAGGATGCGGTCACGGCACATGGCGATGTCGTCGTGCCGCTCGACGCCGAGGCCTTCTTCTGGCTGAAGGCGGCCTTCGGAACGCCGACGGCCACCGGCATGGAAGCGCCGTACAGCCATGAGTTCCAGTCGGGCGCATGGAGCCTGCCCGGCATGTCGATCGAGACCGGCATGCCGGAGGCACCACGCCACGCCGTGTACTCGGGCTGTGTCCTCGACCAGTTCAGCTGGCAGATGCAACGCTCGGGCCTGCTCACAGCTACCGCGCGACTGGTGGCGCAGGGCGAGACGGTTGCCAGGACCAGCGGCGCGGGAACGCCGGCCGAGCTGAAACTGAAGCGCTTCGGGCATTTCAACGGGGCGATCACGCGCAACGGCTCGGCGCTTGGCAACGTGGTCTCGGCCGAGATCACCTACGCCAACAACCTCGACCGGATAGAGGCCATCCGCTCGGACGGCCGCATCGATGGCGCGGACCCGTCCATGGCGGCGCTGACCGGCCGGATCGAGGTGCGCTTCGCCGACCAGACGCTGGTGACGCAGGCGATGAATGGCGAGGCCTGCGAGTTGGAATTCGCCTACAGCCTGCTCTCGGGCGAGAGTTTCACCTTCACTGTCCACGCCGTCTATCTGCCGCGCCCGCGGATCGAGATTTCCGGACCGCAGCGCATTCAGGCCAGCTTCGACTGGCAGGCCGCCCGCGACGCCACGCTGGGGAGGATGTGCACCGCCGTTCTCGTCAACGACATCGAGGACTACTGACCATGATCCGTCTCGATCTTTTCAGCGCGCCGAAATGGCTCGATCTTGGGGCTGGCCTGCGCCGGCACGTCTTGCCCGTCATCACCGCCACCATGGTCGCCCCGCCGGGCGGCAATCCTGTATCCGGTCCTGAGGGCGGGCCGCGGGCTGGCGCTGAGGCTTCTGAACCGGCGCGGCCTGCGCTGACGAGGGGCAGGCGTGCCGTCGCCCGCCCGGCACGTCTGCGAAGCACCGGATCAATCGTCGTCATCCCCGCGCAGGCCGCGGATGCGACGGCGCCCGTCGTCATCGTCATCATCCCGCCAGACACGGCCCCCGCGGCGGCGGCCATCGTTGTCATCGTCACCGCGGCCGTGGTAAAGACGATGGCGCAGGCGACTGTCATCATCGTCGTCGTCATGGACCTAGCCGGTCTGGGACAGGATGAGGCGGTTCAGGCTCCGTTCGGCCGGATCGGCAAGGGCGGTGGCAGGGACGACAGCGCTTGCCAGCAGCGCGGCAACAATTGCGACTTTCATGATCTGCATGATCTGCATGATCTGCTCCTGTTCCAAGGCGGTGGCTTCGGCGCTGCAGAAGTATCACGCGGCAGGACGGCGGTTATTCCCGGCCCCCGGCCCCTGCCTGCGGAAAGCACGCCGATAGGGCGCCAAGGCAGGACGGCAGGACGGCAGGGATTTCAGCGCCGCTGCGTCAGCAGCGCCGCCTCTTCTTCGGGGCCAAGCGGCGTGCCCGCGCCGCTTTCGGCCAGGAAGGCGTCAAGCGCCTTGATCCCGCCCGAGGCCGGGACATAGCTATCCGCTCCGGTCATGCTCATGGCGAAACGCTGCGACCAGCCGTCGTCTTCGCGGCTGGCGGCCATCGGGGTCGCGGTTCCGCCGGAATGGGTCTCATATTCACGGCAGAACGCGTCGCGCGCCATCATGAACGAGGCGATCATCACGACGCTTTCCCCCCGGCAACTCGCGGCTCTCCCCCAAGGCAAGGTCGTCGAGCGCGGCAAGCTGCGCTTCGGACAGCCCGGGCGCCGGGCCGCCCCACTGCCACAAGCCAAGCCCGATAACCGCCGATGCAAGTGCCGCGGCGGTCTCGCCCAGCGGGCGGCGGTCGAGATTGGTCGGCACGGGGGCGGACCGGGCTTGGGGAAAAGGCGTGGCGGCGGGTACGGTCCCGGCGGCCCGAATGCGCGCGATCGGGGCCGTGTCGTTGGCCGGGGGATGTGGCGCGGCCGCCGCCTCCCGCAGAACGCGCCGGCTTTCGATGAAGACCCGCAGCTGCGCCTGCAACCGGGGGTCCCTTGCCAGCGCGGCCTCGACCTCGCGCGAATAATCGGCTTCCAGTTCATCATCGGCGAAGGCCATAAGGATCTCGACAGTGATCTGCATCCGCGGCTCCTCGGCAAACACTGGGGTCAAATGGGCATACGCATGGGCGCTCATCTTATTCACAGCTTTTCGGCCAGGGGCAGTCGGGCACGGGACAGGCGGCTCATCACCGTGCCGCGCGGGATGCCCGGAACCTCGGCCGCCTCGGCAGAGCTGAGTTCATGGATACCCACGAGTTCCAGCACCTCGCACTGCTCGACCGGCAGTTCCTGCATCGCGGCTGTCCGTCGCCTGCAGCATCAGCCGCCCCTCGATGCCGCTGTCGCCCTGGACGGGCAGGGCCTCGGGGATCTCGAAAACATCGACCTCGGCGCCGCGCGTCCGCCGCCGGCGCGTCAGGTCTGTGAAGGCGTTGCGCATGATGCGGAACAGTCATGGCCCCAGCCGCGCGGCGGGGTCGTAGCGGTCGGCTGCCAGGATCGCGCGCTCGACGGTGGTCTGCACCAGATCGTCGGCTACATCCGCGCGCCGGGCCAGCGACAGTGCATAGAGGGTCGCAGCGGGGGCCGCAGCCGGATCAGCGCTTCGCCGAACGCCGCATCCATCACACTCTCCGAACCGGCCGCTTGAACATCGGGAAGATTTGCCGTCCCCAGCCGTAGTTGCCCGTGAATGCGAGCAAAGAGGCAAGTTCATGCGCATGCTCCTGTTGATGCTGCTGGCCGCGACCATGGCGCTGACGGTTCAGCCGCGTGTGGATGCAGAAGGGCTATGGCTGGTGGCCCCGGCCTTCGCGGACGACGACGACGGGCCGCGCCGGCGTTCGGCGGCACCCGCGCGTCCAATCCCGCTGCCGCAGCGCGCCGAGAACGAAATCCTCGCCCGCGGCCTCTCCGATCAGGGCCTCGCGGCGCTGCAGCATGGGGATTTCGCCCTTCTGGAACAAGGCGTCCTTGGGGGTGGCGACAGTATCGCCCGCCTTCGCAAGCCCACGCGCCTGACCATGGACGAGGCGCTGGCCGCCGTCCGCCAGCTTGTGCCCGCGGGGCGCAGCGACTTCAATCATTTCTACCGCACGGAACAGGCGGAAGCCTGCAAGGGGATCGACTGCCCCGCGCGGCGGGCCGCTGCCGCGCATCGGCATGGTCGATACCGGGCTGAACCCCGGGCACGAGGCGCTGTCGGAGGCCCGCATCCACCTGCACCGGGTCGAGGACGAGAACCCGCCCTCGGACCTGCTGCACGGGCACGGCAGTCGCCTCGCTGCTGATGGGCGACCCGGACAGCCGGACGCCGGGCCTTGTCCCGCAGGTCGAGCTGGCCGCCGTGGACAGCTTTCATCGCGCCGGACAGGACCAGCGCACCGACGCCTTCGCGCTGATCCGGGCGCAGGACTACCTTGAGCAGCAGGAGGCCCGGATCGTCAACCTGTCGCTGGCCGGCCCTGCAAACGCGGCGCTTGAGGCGCAGGTCGCAGGCATGGCGCAGGCTGGCATGGTCCTGATCGCGGCGGCAGGCAACATGGGTCCCTCCGCGCCGCCGATCTATCCCGCGGCCTACCCCCAGGTCATCGCGGTGACGGCCGTGGACCGCGACCGCGGGGTTTGTCGCCGCGCCGACCGCAGCCCGTATATCGACTTTGCCGCGCCCGGCGTGGATGTCTGGACCGCCGCCTCGGTCCGGGGGGCGCACGAAGATCGGCACGTCCTAGGCCGCGCCCTTTGTCAGCGCCGCCGCCGCGCTGCTGCTGCAGGCCGAGCGTTCTCTGACGCGGGCCGAGGTCCGGGCGCGTCTGGTCGGGCAGGCCCGCAACCTGGGCGCCGAGGAACGCGGCGACATCTTCGGCTGGGGCCTGCTCGCGCCGCCGGGGGATGCCCGTGAGGACACCCCCTGCCCCGGATTGGCGGGTAGGCACGGCCCGCCGCCGCGGCTATCGTTCCCTCATCGGCAGGATGAACAGCACAGGAAAGGTCAGGCCATGAGCAAGCGCGCCGTTGTGGTGATCGATATCCAGAACGACTATTTTCCGGACGGGAAATACGAACTCGTCGGTATCGAGAAGGCCGCGTCGAACGCCGCCCGGGTGATCGACGCGGCCCGCAAAAAGGGCGACCGCGTCATCCATGTCCGGCACATCTTCCCCAGCGACGATGCGCCCTTCTTCACCCCCGATTCCGAGGGCAGCGAGATCAACCCCGCAGTCTCGCCGCAGGAGGGCGAGACCGTGGTCGTGAAGAACCATCCCAACCCCTTTCTCAAGACCGATCTCAAGAAGATCCTTGACGACGGCGGGATCGAGGAGGTCGTGGTCGTCGGCGCGATGAGCCATATGTGCATCGACGCCACCACGCGGGCGGCCAGCGACTATGGCTACAGGACAACGGTGGTGCAGGACGCCTGCGCGACGCGGGATCTCGAATTCGGCGATGTGTCGGTCCCGGCGGCCTCGGTCCATGCCGCGATGATGTCCGCGCTCGGCTTCGCCTATGCGACGATCACCGATACCGACAGCTACGTCCGCCAGTAGCTGCGAGGTTGCGGCCGGGTCGAAGGACACCGGAAGCGGCGCAACAGCCGTTCAAGGCCCGGCTCAGGAACCGGCACCCCACGGGCGCAGGTTCCTGACCCTGACCGCGCGAAGGCACGGGCCAGTCCGCCGTTGTCCCGGCGACAGTTGACGGGCAGGCCCGTGCGCAAGGGCTGCGGCCTGCCGCTCAGCGGGCAGCGCGCCGGGCCGCCCGTTCCAGCGCATCAAGGAAGCGCGACCTGTCGGCCTTGGTGAACCCTCGCCCATGCCCCTGCCTGAAGGGATCGGCGGCGCGCAGATCGGCCATCAGGTCGCGCGTGGCAAGGGCATTGCCGATGTTTCCGGAATTCAGCGCCTCTCCATCATGCCTGAGGACCTCTGCCCCCGCGGCCACGCATCTTGACGCCAGCGGGATGTCGCCGGTGATGACCACATCTCCCGGACCGGCACGTTCGGCGATCCACTTGTCGGCCTCGTCCGGGCCTTCCGGCACGATCACGGTTTCCACAAGAGGGTTGGCCGAGGGCCTGATGCCGCCGTTCGAGACGATCAGGACGCGCAGCCTGTGCCGGGTGGCGACACGCTCGATCTCGGCCTTCACCGGGCAGGCGTCGGCATCCACGTAGATCGGCATGGGGAATGACCTTTCCTGAGCTGAGCAGATTCCGGCGTCGCCGGTTCGCGCCCTGATGATGGCAGATGGACCGGGATCCTGCCTGCCGCAAGCGGCGCCACGGCGATCAGGCGATCCGTAGGAGGCTGGGGATGGACTGCTCTGCCATCAGAAACAGGACGGCGTCTTCCATCCGGCTCTGTTCCTTATCCGTTTGATGCAAGTCGCTGCAGAGAAATCCAGCAAGACCGTTCGGCGAATCGTCCTCACGATGCCGTTCCCGCCGGCAGTCGGAATCTCCACGCTGACGGGATGCCAGGCATCCTGACCCGGCGCCTGATAAGGCAAGGGAAGATTGATCTTCGACGGCCTGTTCGCCGTCACGGGCCATCCTGCGGCGCACTCGGCAACCCCCGGAACAAGGATGGCCGCCTGCTTCGCACCGCCCGCTGGCCGCAGCAGGAAATCGCATCCGGCACAGGGCCGCCACCGGATCGCGAGTCCTGTCGCTGGACGGTGGCGTGACCGCACACACCCGCCGTTCCCTGCACCCCCGCGCGGCCAGCGTTCTTCCACCAGCCTGTCGGCTCTGGCAGGCTGGTCATGGGGTTGGCACCCATGGTTCTGTGGCCTTTCTTCGTCATGCCGCCGGGTCGATCCCGCGTCCCGGCCCCCAAAGGAGGATGTGGTGATCAAGACCGAGCCTGCACGCCCGTCGCGCTCTGCCTTTCTGGGCGAGCTGTTCGAGCAGTTGACCGAACGCGGCCGGCGCCTGCTCGGCCGGCGCGATGGGGATCGCGTGGTCGAGGCCCTCGACCTTTCCGAACTGGCCGAACTGCTGCTGTCGCGGCGCGGCGAGGCCTCGGGGGTGGCGCTGGCGCGGGCGCTGCTGTCGGCCTTCGAGCAGGCGGACGAAAACGCGCGGCTTGCCTTCCTGCAGACCCTCGCCCACCGCTTCGGGCCGGACCTGGACGCGGTTCAGGCGGCGCTGGCCGCGGTGCAGGCCGAACCCGCGTCCGCCGAGGCCGTTGAGGCGTTGCATATCGTGGCCGAACCGCGCCGGCAGGAACTGCTGCGGCGGCTGAACCTCGCGCCCGGCGGCACCGCCGCGCTGGTCCGCATGCGCGAGGAACTGCTGCGCCATCTCCGCGACCATCCCGAACTGCGCCGGGTGGACAGCGACTTCGCGCATCTTTTCGCCTCGTGGTTCAACCGCGGCTTCCTGGTGCTGCGCCATATCGACTGGACCACGCCTGCCAATATCCTGGCGAAGATCATCCGCTACGAGGCCGTCCACGAGATCCGCAACTGGGACGACTTGCGCAACCGCCTGGAACCCACCGACCGGCGCTGCTACGCGTTCTTTCACCCGCAACTGGCGGACGAGCCGCTGATCTTCGTCGAGGTGGCGCTGACCGAGGCGATCCCCGACAACGTGGCATCGCTGCTGGCGCTCGACCGCCAACCGATCGAGGCGGAACGGGCCACCACGGCGGTGTTCTATTCGATCTCGAACACCCAGCGGGGCTTGGCGGGCG contains:
- a CDS encoding alkaline phosphatase, translated to MLRTLLLGVSLPMLALPVAAQDLPQAQDAWFTAGQEAVAARLANQPITTRAKNVILFTADGNGVGTNYAIRLFEGQAQGGLGDDHVQPHEAFPNVALIKTYTTNGQTPDSAPTASAMNNGIKSKNDVINIPDTVAVADCAAGLQTEVKLLSEIASEMGKSVGVISTARLTHATPAAVYARTVARDWEDDSLVAEGCAQKDIAAQLIDQMQAGVIDVAMGGGRQHFLPAEVTDSEGKPGKRADGRNLMDEASALGATVVENDTDFAALSTAGNNAPILGLFEASHMKYEHDRTGEPTLAEMTEAAINALGSNEEGFYLSIEAGRVDHANHAGNLYRTLTDGIAFNDAIRKAVELTDAEDTLIIVTADHEHAIAFNGYCGRGSSIVGLCMEINNDGVEALATPNLGDDGKPYTVAGFLNGPGAVLVAQPTDTAAVDTGTATDAAAESQALYAAPEGRPAVSEEEASDPDYLQQALIPLNSETHSGADVAAFARGPWAHLIGGVLEQNAIFHVMHHAITAE
- a CDS encoding ABC transporter ATP-binding protein — encoded protein: MQPSPAPERLDLRLEGVAVAAESGRVLLRVPKLTLPAGQAVAIRGPSGAGKSTLLMVMAGLIRPRAGSASWGATDLGRLADAARGRFRRRHFGLIFQDFHLFEELTALDNAAVSAGFAPPAQRDALRAGAARWLDRLGLGGAGGRRVDSFSGGERQRIAVARALAADPEVILADEPTAALDRANADRLAEDLMRLACEDGRTLVVVTHDPALSAQVDRVLTLADGEITDDRAP
- a CDS encoding ABC transporter permease; protein product: MTALHDLWAGLPAGVQDALIVLALLLPGLVAGIIVLRGFAPGGLVRAMLRRFAGTNAAFVALIALSVGLGAALTAQERGLREGSARAAAPFDVIVAAPGSEITMLMAAVYLQPSDVPLLTGAQYAEVSQAPGVELAAPLAFGDSYEGAPLVGTTADFVTHLAGDLAEGRLFEAVDEAVAGAFAPVEVGASFTPVHGHGPEAESHEGSAYVVTGRMRPSGSPWDRAVLVPVEGVWQVHGLPDGHAEPAAAAHDHHDHDHAHEGQPIGPPFDPALFPGTPALLLKADSVAAAYALQSQFNRPDMMAFFPGTVLAQMHGLMRDVREAMSLMAGLTQILVTVAVLAGLMILARVFARGFALLQAIGAPRRFVFAVMWGYSAALIVTGAVLGLGVGWLAARGLSAVVTARTDILVTAGLGWTEAKLVAGFVSATLVLALLPAAAITRRLKLSDLRA
- a CDS encoding acyl-CoA transferase, whose translation is MSTARETILAAIHTRLSALPAAALRGEVLPERVPADGLLILRDGEPEVTLSPLRYHYQHRAEIEAVVQDPARDKAVDTLCASIGAALATDRTLGSLCDWAEAEAPRPVDLPVDGAASLKAAVIPIVLHYTTAGPLA
- a CDS encoding phage tail tube protein, which produces MARAKGARELMALAFDTVYGTPPVSGFTGIPFASTTLGAEQPLLNSELLGYGRDPLAPIKDAVTAHGDVVVPLDAEAFFWLKAAFGTPTATGMEAPYSHEFQSGAWSLPGMSIETGMPEAPRHAVYSGCVLDQFSWQMQRSGLLTATARLVAQGETVARTSGAGTPAELKLKRFGHFNGAITRNGSALGNVVSAEITYANNLDRIEAIRSDGRIDGADPSMAALTGRIEVRFADQTLVTQAMNGEACELEFAYSLLSGESFTFTVHAVYLPRPRIEISGPQRIQASFDWQAARDATLGRMCTAVLVNDIEDY
- a CDS encoding sigma factor-like helix-turn-helix DNA-binding protein, with the translated sequence MQELPVEQCEVLELVGIHELSSAEAAEVPGIPRGTVMSRLSRARLPLAEKL
- a CDS encoding cysteine hydrolase family protein, with protein sequence MSKRAVVVIDIQNDYFPDGKYELVGIEKAASNAARVIDAARKKGDRVIHVRHIFPSDDAPFFTPDSEGSEINPAVSPQEGETVVVKNHPNPFLKTDLKKILDDGGIEEVVVVGAMSHMCIDATTRAASDYGYRTTVVQDACATRDLEFGDVSVPAASVHAAMMSALGFAYATITDTDSYVRQ
- a CDS encoding YaiI/YqxD family protein produces the protein MPIYVDADACPVKAEIERVATRHRLRVLIVSNGGIRPSANPLVETVIVPEGPDEADKWIAERAGPGDVVITGDIPLASRCVAAGAEVLRHDGEALNSGNIGNALATRDLMADLRAADPFRQGHGRGFTKADRSRFLDALERAARRAAR
- a CDS encoding malonyl-CoA decarboxylase; translation: MIKTEPARPSRSAFLGELFEQLTERGRRLLGRRDGDRVVEALDLSELAELLLSRRGEASGVALARALLSAFEQADENARLAFLQTLAHRFGPDLDAVQAALAAVQAEPASAEAVEALHIVAEPRRQELLRRLNLAPGGTAALVRMREELLRHLRDHPELRRVDSDFAHLFASWFNRGFLVLRHIDWTTPANILAKIIRYEAVHEIRNWDDLRNRLEPTDRRCYAFFHPQLADEPLIFVEVALTEAIPDNVASLLALDRQPIEAERATTAVFYSISNTQRGLAGVSFGNLLIKQVVEDLKAELPDIRSFVTLSPVPGFAAWLAQQRDDAASDLLTPAQREAFALLNRPGWHGDAQAVESLRAPLLAAAATYFLSARDAKGRMIDPVARFHLGNGARLERLNFLGDLSPNGLRQSHGLMVNYLYDLDRIEANHEAFAERSTVAASGAVQRALPAPSS